The genomic stretch TCAAAGGCACCCGCCGGGGCACCTGATGCCACGGAGATGGAGACCCCGTGGATGTCCCCCGCCAATGCCCCGGCGCCCGATGACGCTAACTCCCCTGCCGCCGCTTCcccggaggacgaggaggcgccGACCATGGCACCGGGCCCCGGCGCGAACGCCCCTGACGCCGCCtccctggaggaggaggaagaagaacaagaagaagaaaaggaagaggaggacgaaGAAGCGCCCACGATGGCACCGGCGCATTCGCCCTCCATGATCGGCGAGTCGCCGGAGGAAGCACCGGCGGGCGCCCCGGAATTCGAGAGCGCTTCTATCGCCGCTCCCCCGCTGGAGGACGCGCCAGCCATGGCGCCGGCATTTGCTCCGTTCGGGATCAGCGAGGCGCCGGAggcggcccccgccggcgccccggAGGCCGAGGCTTTGGGCCCGTCCTCAGAGGACATGGCCGCCGCCCCATCCTCCGAAGACTACGACGTGTTGGAAGAGGAGGTCCTCGCGCCtgaaggggcggccggcagtGGGGGCGCGTCGACCGGCCCGGAAACCGAGGAAAACCCGGACAAGGCGGCCGTCTCCAAGACCCCAGCGGCGGCTCCAGGCCCGTCGGGCGACGACGCCGACAGCGGAGCGACGATTGTTCCCACCCGTCGCAGCCTCGTGGCCTCCGTCTTCTTCGCGGCCGTGTTCGCCGTGGCTGCTTCCTGAGGTGCCTGCTGCGCGATCGACGAGGCGCCCGGCGGTACGGTGGAGCTCGGAGGACGGAGGGCATGCAGCCGTGCATCGTTCACGCATGTGCGGCGAGCGATGTCGAAACTGATATTGTGGAGGAATCGCGATGGCTGGTATTCTTTTGGGTAGTTCCTCCCGATTGGATCGTGTTTGTTTTGCAAGCATCACGCATGCATGTACTGAATTGCTCCAAAAGCGTGCGCTTAAATGATCTGGTCACTTGTACCTCGAGCATGGATGAATGAGAATGGAGTACGTCGCATTGAACAATGATGACCTCATCCTACCATGTAGTTTAATCGATTTTTTGGGACTGTCTTCGATGTGAAAGTTGTTCAGGGGAGGGGAAATTTTGGGCGCAATGTCGCATAATTGGAGTCTCCAAAGATTCTGAGCATGGGCCTCGGATAATCTTGACGGAATAGCAGCAAGTGCAGGTCATCTTTGGATCTCCGGTAACCGCAGCAAACAAAAAGCTCTAGCTTTTTTCAATAAAAACTGGAGGAACCGAAGTGGTCTTGGTTCCTAATTTCGGCGAAATTTCATTGAATTTCACGAATTTCAGTAATTGTGGTGGTGATCGAATGAAAATTCCGAAATTCACTATTACACTTATGCATATGCTCTACTATAgatatactccttccgttccaaattgtaggtcgttttgacttttctaagtgcacagatattattatgcatctagtgTATAtgtagatacataataatatttgtgcatctagaaaaaacaaaacgacctacaatttgaaacggagggagtagtacttTAGACTCATATTTTCAATTGTATGCGTTGCATATTCTTCGACTCAATAGTTGTACAACCATAAACCATACTAATTATTTGTTTAGATAAAAAAATTCGAAAATCTTATAATTTGGTGAAGACTCTAAAAAAATTTCGACGAAATTTCACAAATTTCGATAATTTCGGtggtgataaaaaaaatcaaaaacaaaATTGTAAACCTTCTTTGGTCTATGGGCCTCCAGTACGTTGGTCCGCAAGGCCTATACCGATAAACTGCCGTCTcgttttttattatttttgaaatattttcCTATATTGATTCTGGATTTCTGCCTGATCCCACCGGAATCCAACTCGTAATCGTAGCACCCACGTGATTGGACCATAGAACCGTGTGCAGGTAGTACGTGCGCTAATGTAATGCCTGTTACCGACCGCTAAAAAACTGCGACGCGGCGATGTTAAATTTTACGAGCAGGATTCTCCCGCAGGTTGATACAGGTACAGTTTAACCTGCGGTGCGCCTGCACACAGCGCCCACGCCCCCACAGCATGGCGTTCGTCGTCGCCTGCAGATTttcaccgccgctgccgccgaagcATCGCAGATCTTGAGCGTTTGTCCTGCTGCATACCAAACCCTCGTAATGAAGTACTCCGTCCGGCGTCCGCAGTAGTAAAGTACCATCTcagttccgcctcgtccaaaCCGGCATGGCAGCGTCACATGGCAGGCATGGCGAGCGCGTAcgctccgacgccgccgccgctcgcgccacCATCCTTGTGTCCGGCGCGCTCAGCCACCGCCTGCCCTGCTGGCACCGTTCTACTCACCCCACGGTGATTCACATGACGAGCTGACCCGACCCTTACTGTCACTTGCAATCTTGCATATGTGATTCTGTGCTTTGCTTGCCTGCGGAGGCACGGAGATAGGCTGTGCTGGCTTCACAGGCTTTGGCAGCCCACAGGTCGCCGGCGTACGCGTGTAATCATGAGTTCCTGAACTCCCCCGGCTCGCGGCAGGCGGTGGCCGGTGCAGCGGCGGAGCCAGGAATTTGAAGTTGGGTATTCCCATTTCTCATGTTAAAAAATCTCCAATTCTAAAATACAAAAATGTTCACAATACCGATATATAATTCAAGTCATAGTTTCTTCAAATCCTTAGCTTGAAAAAAGAATTCATTCTCAATGAATGAGACCAAACAATCTTTTAAATATTGAACAATCATCTTAGTTCTCAATTTATTCTCCATATAATTCATGGAGGAAAATACTCTTTTAATAAACACTAGTAGTTTGTACTAGAAATGCTAGCAAAGAAGCTTATATACAACATCGTATTTGATGTGCTTCTTTGTTTTAGCAAGCATAATGGACGGCTTAGCacgacttcttttttttttctaagccTTTCATCTCGACAAGTATCATCACCGAAGAATTTTAAGTTGACAAGGAAGATGTTCATCTCTAATAAGCTTGAGAAATCGTTTGGATGAAACTGAACAGGCTTAGCCAAATTTTCTGTATCATATGCGGTAAATGCATTGGCAGGACTAAATGATATGCAATCCTATATCAACTGTGCAAGAAAATTAGAAAGTGTAAATTTGGATTAAGGATTGACGGACTATTGTTTCTCGCCACTCACTAGTCACTAGTAGTGAGCTGGTGCTTGCCTTTGGCGTTGCTGCTGCAGGGCTAGTTATTGCACTAAAAAACTGCAATGATCCAATGGTGGTCGGTGCAGTCAGGCCAAATTGGTGATGTTGTGGCCAGTCGTGGGAGATCGATAATGGAGAGAGAGCAAGAGATGAGTTTGAATCGATGTTGGTTTGTTTGCTGCTAATTTGGGGCCTTAAGATTGGAATAGGAAGCTAAGAAAGATCTAATTTAGCCCTACATAAGTTATACGTACATATAGACCATACATATACTCAATTTTTTGTCAAAATTGTTGGGTATTCCTAGGAATACCCATGCATCCCATGGCTCCGCCCCTGCGGCCGGTGGGGCATTCCGGACCCGGAAGCTTCGGTCGATCTGAAGCGAGCCGAAAGGCGTGCATGGCACCTCACGTGCTTGGAGCTCCCGTGGCACCTCGAGGCCGGCACTGCCGTCGGATCGGATGGGGGTGCTGATCGGTGAGACGGTGATCGGGCCGCTGCCAGATCGCTGCTGGTTCCGCCGTGCGTGTTCCCCGAGGCCTAGGCGCTTAGCTTAGCATCGGATTCGAAGCTTTTTGGGCTTTAGCGGCTTAACACCCCGCCGCGCAGCGCTGGGGATCCGGCGGAAAGCGACGCCGGCAGGTGCGCTTTTGCACCGCCCAGCGGCGCTGCATTCTTATGCCCAAGCCCAGCTGGTCGGAGCACACAGGAACCCGACACGCTTATGTTAAGACGGCACACGAAAACGTTGCATACAATTGAAGAGAAGGCATACGCGTAAGCGTGCCAATCTGAAGTGTGACTGCAAATTGCAATGGCATGCGCCAGGTCTAGCTTCTCCGCCGTCGTACGCCAGCCGTAAGTCCGGCGACGGTTGGGAGTTGGGACCCGTGTCCGCGGCGGTTGATGGCAGTTGAGAAAAGCCCCCCAGGCCAGCCAGGACCGGATCTAGAGACAGACGAGAACATATATCACCTTTTGACCCCGGAAAACGCAACGCAGCGCGATGCAGAACGTTCGAATTCGGTGCCTCGGTATTCGTTTCGCTAACTGTGCGCTCTCCCTCCACGCTACGCTACCTTAACAAAAAAGCACACTCACATCAAGTAAAGGCTGGTTCCAAAGCAGAGGCAGGAGAATTGTACTAGTAGTAAGCACTGTCAGAACACTAGTACCTGGTGAAAGTAAGATCTGGAGAGCGAGCAACGAACTGTCTGCCCACATTGCCCCTGTCCCCGGGCAAATCATTTTTGCCAGCGCCACCATCATACGGGTTATGGGGATTGGAGTATTGGACAGGCCGTGTACTCCGTCCGTATAAACGTCTCATGATCCATGCGTGGATAGGGTTATTCTGTTATCCGTAGGACGCAGGAGTGGTAGGACACAATTAGTAGGCGTGTGAATTTTGTTTGGCCCGTTGCGGGCCCGCTGCTCACCGTTTATGCCCATTACTCCATTTGCAAGAGGCCCGGTCATCATTCTTCTCGATTGCTCTTGGCATGCTACAAAAGAAGCTCCTCGCCCTCTCTCTACCTTTTACAATCGTGCAGGGGTGGGGGAAGAATTGGACAAAAATTACGTGTGTACATGCGTGAACGAGTAGGCGCTGAGCTGATGCTAAAAACAGCTGAAGTCGTTCGttgcttttaaaaaaaaatccaaccaaacacacgACACGACGCGACACGATATCTGGATGAAGTGATGGACACAAGACGAGGTGGCGGAGAAAAAGGAGACGATGATACTAGATGGGACAAAGAAAACCGTTCGGGGCCAGGAGCAATTACACGGGAAGAAAATGTTTGGAAAATGGCAGGTCTTGCAATTAAATGGAAGTCCAGGGGCATCACGCTTGCACACTGAGCTAAGTGCACGCCAGTGGCCATCCTGCTCCCACTCCCCTCACTCCCACGCGCACGCAAACCACTGCGCCCGCACCGCCCTCCACGCTCCACGCGCCCCCGCCCCGCACcatgcgccgcctccgcctcgccgacgcgctcctccccctcctcctcgccctcgcggccggtggcgccgccacaacagctgcggccgccgccgcgaaggctcccgcggccccgccggcgccgccgaacGTGACGGCGGAGATGGCCAAGGGCGGGTGCAAGGCGTTCGCGGACCTGATCGCGGCGTCCCCCGACGCGTCGTCCACGTACCAGTCGGCCGTGGAGGGCGGCATGACGGTGTTCTGCCCCTCGGACGACGCCGTCAGGGCGTTCCTGCCCAAGTACAGGAACCTCACCGCCGACGGGAAGGCCGAGCTGCTGCTGTTCCACGCCGTGCCGGTGCACTACTCGCTGGGGAGCCTCAAGTCCAACAACGGGCCGATGAACACGCTCGCCACCGACGGCGCCGCCAAGAACTACAACTTCACGCTGCAGAACCAGGGCGACGTCGTCACCATCAGGACCGGGGCGTCGGCGGGCGCCCCCGCGCGGGTCAAGTCCACGGCGCTCGACAAGGACCCGCTTGCCATCTACGTCATCGACCGCGTCGTCCAGCCCGTCGAGCTCTTCaagcccgcgccggcgccgacgcccgcgcccgcgcccgcccccgccgcggacGCGCCGAAAGCGGCCGGTGGCaagcccgcgcgccgcccggcaccCGCCGTGGCCGACGCGCCCGGGCCCGCTGAGGATGACGCCGCTCCGGTGGACCAGAAGAAGGACGCCAagaagagcgcggcggcggctggcgcgccgTGCTTCCGGTGGTGGCTCGCCACCGCAttagcggcggcggccgcggcctccacATTGGCTTAGCTGTCGACCGAGGggctttcctttttgttttcttttattttcggTGTTGGTCTATTGGCGTGTGGTCGTGGGTGTGATGGCGTGCTTGCGAGATTTGTGCTTCTTTCTTGGAAGAAAATAGTGTATGTGTGCTTGCATATTCGTGCTTCATTTTAGAATTTTGTTCTTGTTTTTTGGTACTTGTGCTCCACTAGAGTGTGGCTTAAGTGTTCATCAGGAGcactctttttccttcttcttgttCTGACTAATGCAATCTGGATGCTTAATTGCTGGTTTTGACACGAGAGCAACTTTGGTGGTTTCTCTTCGCAACTTCTGTGAGAGAAGCTTACGGTTACCATCGTTGCCAAGTTGTAGCGCTCTTGGTCAAATCTCCCTTTACAAAATCTGAATCTTGCTCTGCTGGTCTTCTCCATAGGCCATAAACAATTACTCCTACATCGCAGGATCCTTTGCCCTGAACCGAGTGCCGCCTCTGCGCATTCATTTCTTGCGACTCCAGTTGTCGGTGGATGCCATTAGGCACACTCTTCGCAGGTCAAACAACGCAAGCCACGCACTGCGAGTAGTAAAAAATAATTCTAGCGCGGCAGTAACATCTCCGTTTTTTAAAAATCAAAAGGGTGGCAGTAAAAtcactgtttcttcaggaggAAAGCGAGGTTCATCGGGGCGGCACTGTTGTGAGTGAACGGACGGCACGCATGAACTCTGGCCTCCGGTTTCCATTTAGGCCCAATCTTTGGCGACGTGGGGCACGAAAGCGAACTGCGCCACCGACGGGACTGTGGGCCTCAAACGCTGACACCGTCCACTGGGTTCCAAACATAGCCCAAACGTCTTTTGGTGCGGGAAAGTACTTTGGACTGTGTCGGTCCGTTCGTAGCACAGCGAATGCCAATCTCGTGTCAGTGCCAGTAGCCGATGATGCCGTAAATCCGGGTGGGAGCTTTCGCAGTTCAGTCACAAGAAACCTGGCAGACTGCCACGTCGGCCTAAGGCCTGTGGGCCCAGTCTCAGCCCGGTCCCAGCCGCCCAGAGCGGTCAACGACACCCGTCAGCTTTGAACCACCCGTTGTGACCATGCTACTGCAAGCACATGCCTGTAGACACGCTAGTTTCgcgcagctgcagcctgcaagcctgcaagcgcgcgccaccgccgaggCAACCAATGGCCAGGAGCCGCCATGGATGCAACGCCGCCTAAAAatggccgcctcctccccctacATAAGCCCGGACGCGCGCTGCTCGTCGTCGCCACGATTGATCAGCAAAAGCCAAGCGCGGGGGAACGACGGTGAGCTAGCTAGCCAAGAGCCGTGCACGCAGACGGTCGGTCGCCCAATGGCTCGCGCAGCGCTTGTCCTGGGtttgctcctcctcgccgccgtcgcggtggcgccgttcgccgccgaggcgcagaagaaggcggactccaccgcctccgcgcccgcgccgtccgcggacgcaccggcggccgccgcgccggccgcggatGGTCCCAgcgggccggccgccgcccccggccctgAGGGCATCGACGGCCTCTCCGACTCGGACGGCTCCGACGACAACTGATCAAGTCCGTTCGATTCGAAGCGGGATGGAAGCAAGCAAGACCGCAAGACCGATCGCCGGGTTGGATTTAAGACTGTAATAATATGGGTAGGGCGTGACGACTGTTAGGATGGTTGTCCTATGAATATGTGCTTGTCAatcttttttaccttttctttttttggtgtTTTCAGTTGTGTGATATCGTCATCTTCTTAAATAGTAACTGTAATATTTGGTAATATTAGACTATGCAATTATTTCTATACCTCGATGCTGAATGATTCTCCGAGTGCCCTGTGCTTCATGTTATGATTGTGCTTCGCCGTGTCATATGTATAAGATAAGCAGAGTGCTATTTAGGTCTTCATGATCACCTCATGAGCATTAATCCCATACAATTATCTCAACATTTTGCATAGAGCCACTGATAGCTCAATATAAAAGACTTGCTACAAGTATGCGAGACAACTCTCAAAATATAGAatttcagtaaaaaaaataattttagatTGTACCATACGACTTGATTACTCGAGCCTCTATAATCTTTTTACTTCCGCCACCACTAGAACCTAAGGAAGACAAGGAATAACACTGAAGTGCCAAATCCTACTACATGATTGGAGGATAATTGACGGCGGATAAGTGATTAGGAGTACGGCACCATACCAATAAGCTCGAGGGAAATGGAGGCATTCAGTTAGCCACTCCTACCTCCAATTTGTCCCTGTGTAGTCTTACTCTGAACTTGTCCGCCACAGTAGTGTTGTCCATTCGTTATTTATCGATATAATCTGCGACTGTCCACtgaaatgtttcaaaaaaaacatcTTTCTCTACTGAATAGTGATGGAATAAACGTTGTCCCAATCTCTACATCCTAAGATGTATATGGCCGATAATTATTGCAAAGTTTGCATATCATACTTTGAATGTTCCTTTTCAAGCCTGAAGCCACTTGGACActttagaaaaacaaaaaaaaatcctattctaaaaaaacaaaacatctagGCACCAATTTTACTCAAATCATCGTAGCCGttagatctattatgttttctaaaaaattacccatctCTACCATTgcataaaataaactaaagtaaccccttgttctaaattacccacttatggtattacaaaaataatttaaaataaccacataatttgcatctaaattgtCCGCCACTAACattgtaaaaagaaaaattaaccacttaaatttgcatctaaatcaCCTACACATGACATTATTAAATATAACAAGAGGTAACactaaatttgaatccaaatcacctacATTAAAAGTATACCCCAATG from Setaria italica strain Yugu1 chromosome II, Setaria_italica_v2.0, whole genome shotgun sequence encodes the following:
- the LOC101752788 gene encoding skin secretory protein xP2, which translates into the protein MAPAHSPSMIGESPEEAPAGAPEFESASIAAPPLEDAPAMAPAFAPFGISEAPEAAPAGAPEAEALGPSSEDMAAAPSSEDYDVLEEEVLAPEGAAGSGGASTGPETEENPDKAAVSKTPAAAPGPSGDDADSGATIVPTRRSLVASVFFAAVFAVAAS
- the LOC101766430 gene encoding fasciclin-like arabinogalactan protein 1; the protein is MRRLRLADALLPLLLALAAGGAATTAAAAAAKAPAAPPAPPNVTAEMAKGGCKAFADLIAASPDASSTYQSAVEGGMTVFCPSDDAVRAFLPKYRNLTADGKAELLLFHAVPVHYSLGSLKSNNGPMNTLATDGAAKNYNFTLQNQGDVVTIRTGASAGAPARVKSTALDKDPLAIYVIDRVVQPVELFKPAPAPTPAPAPAPAADAPKAAGGKPARRPAPAVADAPGPAEDDAAPVDQKKDAKKSAAAAGAPCFRWWLATALAAAAAASTLA